TGGAGTCGATGGGCATCGAGACGATGATGCTCTCCCGCGACACCTACCCCGTGGCCCGCCGCTACGGCGACTACGTCGGCGTGTCCCACGTGCTGGCCGGCATCCAGCCCGGCGACAAGCCGCAGACCGTGCGCTCGGTGCGCTCCCACGGCGTCAACGTCGCCCTCGTCGGCGACACCTCCGTCAACGAGTGCTTCCGCGTGGCCAATCTCGGCATCCTCATCGGGGCGATGCAAAGCATCGAGAACCCCAGCGCGCTCGACCACCCGAAGTGGGACATCGTCCTGCTCGAGGGCAACGTCGCGCCGATCCCGTGGCTGTTCCGCTTCGGCCGGAAGCTCTCGCGTCTCGTGCGCAACAACATGGCCTTCGCCTGGGCATACAACGGCATCGCCGTGGCGCTGGCCTGCGCCGGGCTCTTGCACCCGATGATCGCGACCGTGGCCATGCTCGCCTCCTCGCTCATCATCGAGCTGCGCTCGAAGATGGCCAGCACCTACTAGCCCCGAACGGTCAACCATTCGGTTGATTCTGGGCGGGTGAAAAAGGCATGATGTAATCCATGACTGCCAAGCGCCGAACTCTCCACAACGCCCCCATCCTCGACGCTGCGCTGGGGCGCACCCCCTCCCGCCGCCCCGTCTGGTTCATGCGCCAGGCGGGCCGCTCGCTGCCGGAGTACCGCGAGGTCCGCGAGGGGATCGGCATGCTGGAGTCCTGCTTCATGCCCGAGCTGCTCGCCGAGATCACGCTGCAGCCGGTGCGCCGCCACGACGTCGACGCGGCCATCCTGTTTTCCGACATCGTGGTCCCGCTCAAGGCCGCGGGCGTCGCAGTGGAGATCGTCCCGGGCCGAGGTCCGGTGATGGACAAGGCGATCGAAAGCCGTCAGGACGTCGACAAGCTGCCAATGCTCGAAGAAGACGTTCCGGAAGTGGCGGCGGGCATCGAAATCATCCTGGGCGAGCTGAGCGATTCGCAGACGCTCATCGGCTTCGCGGGCGCGCCGTTCACGCTGGCCTCCTACCTCGTCGAGGGCGGGCCGAGCAAGAACCACGAGAAGACCAAGGCCATGATGCACGCCGAGCCCGAGACGTGGCACGCGCTCATGCGCCGGCTCACGCCCACCATTATCGCCTTCCTCAAGGCGCAGATCGCCGCGGGCATCGACGCCATGCAGCTGTTCGACTCGTGGGCGGGCTTCCTCACCGAGCGCGACTACCGCGACCACGTCCTGCCGTACTCGACCGAGATCCTTGCCGCGCTGGCGGAGGACGGCATCCCGCGCATCCACTTCGGCGTGGGCACCGGCGAGCTGCTCGGCGCGATGAGCGAGGCGGGCAGCGAGGTCATGGGCGTGGACTGGCGCGTGCCGCTCGACCGCGCGGCCGAGCGCATCGCCGCGGCCTCGGGGCCGCGCGCGCTGCAGGGCAACCTCGACCCGGCGATGCTGTTCGCGGGCGAGGAGGTCGTGGCGAAGGAGGTCGCGCGCATCTGCGCCGAGGCGGACGCGGCGATCGCCGCGGGGACGGCCACCGGCCACATCTTCAACCTCGGCCACGGCGTCTTGCCGCACACCGCGCCGGAGGCGATCACCCGCGCCGTGGAAATCATCCACGAGCACTAGTTTTCCAAGGAAAGAAGGGCACGAAACGTGCGCATCGCAATCATCGGCGCCGGGCTGGCTGGCCTGACCGCCGCGTACGAGATTCACAAGCTCAACAAGGACGCCGAGGTCGAGGTCTTCGAGGCCGCCGACCGCATCGGCGGCAAGCTGTACACGGTGCCCTTCGCCTCCGGCCCCACCGACATGGGCGCCGAGGCCTACCTCGCCTTCCGCCAGGACGCGACCGACTTCTTCACCGAGCTGGGGCTCGGCGAGCACCTCAACGCGCCGAGCGGGCTGCCGTCGCTGCTCTACGCGGGCGGCGCGCTGCACCCGATGCCCGCCGGCACCGCCATGGGCATCCCCGGCTCGAGCGAGGGGCTCGAGGGGCTGATCAGTAAGGAGACGCTCGCGCGCATCGACGCGGAAGCAGATGCCGAACCCATCGAGTGGGGAGAGGGCGACGTCTCGCTCGGCGGGCTCGTGCGCGAGCGCTACGGCGACGACGTGGTCGATCGCGTGGTCTCCGCGCTGCAGGGCGGGGTCTACTCCGCCTCCTCCGACGACCTGGGCATCCGCGCCACGCTGCCGGAGCTCGCGCGCACCCTCGACGCGATGAAGGCGGAGGGGGAGAAGCTCACTTTGTCGGGCGCCGTGCGCCGCATCCTCGACCAGCGCGCCGCCCGCAACGCCGCGCGCGCGGAGAAGGTCCCCGGCTACAAGCCGCAGGTGTTCGCGGCGTTCACCGGCGGCTACGCGGAGCTGTACGAGGCGCTTGCCGAGCAGTCGGGCGCCGCCATCCACATCGACGCGTTCATCTCGGGCGTGAGCCGCGCCAAGGGCGGCTACCAGCTCAAGGGCGCCGACGGGGTGTTCGACAAGGTGCTGTTCGCCACCCCCGCGCCGACCACGGCGATGCTCCTCAAGGACATCCTGCCCGCGGCGGTCGCTCCGCTGAAGACCATCAAGCTGGCAAGCTCCGTGGTGGTGGGCATGAAGTTCGACTCGGGCGAGGGGCTGCCTAACAACTCGGGCATCCTGGTCGCGATCGACGAGCCCGGCGTCCACGCGAAGGCCTTCACGTTCAGCTCGAAGAAGTGGCCGCACCTGGGCGCCCGCGGCGGGGCCCTCGTGCGCGCGTCGTTCGGCCGCTTCGGCGACGACGCTATCACCCGCGCCGATGAGGACGATCTGGTCGACTACGCCCTCGACGACTTGCAGGCGATCACCGGCTTCGACGGCCGCGCCGCGGGCCTGTCCGAGATCTACGTGCAGCGCTGGTTCGGGGGGCTCCCGGTGTACGGCCCGCAGCACCTCGCGGCGGTCTCCGAGATCCGCTCGTTGCTTTCCGACGCGCAAAGCGTCGACGTCGCCGGTGCCTGGGTCGACGGGGTGGGCGTTCCCGCCATCATTGCCGACGCCCGAAAGGCGGCAGCGCGCCTGTAGCCCGCGGGGCGTGATTCGCCTGCGGGTTTAGTGGTAGACGCGGGTGACTTTTCCGTTTTGTCTGGTCAGGTGCCCGTAGCGTGGTGGGGCGTTGGGGTTATCGTCGTTGACACCGTTGTGGTAGTTGCAGCAGGTGGCTAGGTTGCTGCTTGTGGTGTGTCCGCCGTGGTGCCAGGCAACCAGGTGGTGGATCTGGCATTCGTCGGCGGGGGTGGTGCATCCGTCCCAGGCGCAGGTGGGGTTGTCCACTGTGGCGAGGATGCGCTGCTTGGTGTTGGCAAACCGCTGGGTGCGTACGAGGTCGACGGGGCCAGCTACAGGGTGGGTGAGCGCAAACCCCCAGGTTTCGTCCAACTCCATGTTGGCTATTTGGGTGCTGGTGCGGATGACCCCGTCGCTGCAGCAGAAGGTGGTTTCGTCTTTGGTGCCGTCTAGCACTTTCGTGGTGTGGTCTAGGGGGATGACGACGATGGGGCGCAGCACGGTGCTCACCCCACCACGGGTGATGGTGTCGCGGAGGGCGGTTGCGGGGTCGCGGGTGTGTTTGAACGGGTCGTAAAGTTGCGCGATGGTGGCTGCGGGTCCGGTGAACGTCACGGACCAGACCTGGTTTTTGCGTCTGGTGATTCTAGCCCCGGTTTTCGGTGGTGGGGTGGCTGGTAGTAGGGCGCGGCCTGCTGCGTGAATGTGGTCGACGTCGCCTACCATGCGGGCAAGGGTGAGCCGAAAGGTGTGGCGTGCGCCGGTGGGGAGGCGGCGGGCGAGTTTTTCGATGACCTGGATGGTGGCTAGGCCGTGCCCGTTTTCTTCGAGGGCGGCCGCGAGGTGGCCGCGGGTGTAGATGGGGGCGAGGTCTGTGAGTTCGCGGGCGTAGGTGGCTGGTATTCCGCGGGCTGTCAGGCTGGCGACGCTGGCCCCGGTCACGGCGCGCAGGAGGGCGACGGGGTAGGTGAAGGCGGCGGCGAACGCGTCGATCGGATCCATGAGCCTCACGCTACAAACACTCGGCTGCGCGCGCGAGCGTAGCCGAGCACGCCTGTGGATAAC
This is a stretch of genomic DNA from Corynebacterium vitaeruminis DSM 20294. It encodes these proteins:
- the hemE gene encoding uroporphyrinogen decarboxylase, with the protein product MTAKRRTLHNAPILDAALGRTPSRRPVWFMRQAGRSLPEYREVREGIGMLESCFMPELLAEITLQPVRRHDVDAAILFSDIVVPLKAAGVAVEIVPGRGPVMDKAIESRQDVDKLPMLEEDVPEVAAGIEIILGELSDSQTLIGFAGAPFTLASYLVEGGPSKNHEKTKAMMHAEPETWHALMRRLTPTIIAFLKAQIAAGIDAMQLFDSWAGFLTERDYRDHVLPYSTEILAALAEDGIPRIHFGVGTGELLGAMSEAGSEVMGVDWRVPLDRAAERIAAASGPRALQGNLDPAMLFAGEEVVAKEVARICAEADAAIAAGTATGHIFNLGHGVLPHTAPEAITRAVEIIHEH
- a CDS encoding HNH endonuclease — encoded protein: MDPIDAFAAAFTYPVALLRAVTGASVASLTARGIPATYARELTDLAPIYTRGHLAAALEENGHGLATIQVIEKLARRLPTGARHTFRLTLARMVGDVDHIHAAGRALLPATPPPKTGARITRRKNQVWSVTFTGPAATIAQLYDPFKHTRDPATALRDTITRGGVSTVLRPIVVIPLDHTTKVLDGTKDETTFCCSDGVIRTSTQIANMELDETWGFALTHPVAGPVDLVRTQRFANTKQRILATVDNPTCAWDGCTTPADECQIHHLVAWHHGGHTTSSNLATCCNYHNGVNDDNPNAPPRYGHLTRQNGKVTRVYH
- a CDS encoding protoporphyrinogen oxidase; this translates as MRIAIIGAGLAGLTAAYEIHKLNKDAEVEVFEAADRIGGKLYTVPFASGPTDMGAEAYLAFRQDATDFFTELGLGEHLNAPSGLPSLLYAGGALHPMPAGTAMGIPGSSEGLEGLISKETLARIDAEADAEPIEWGEGDVSLGGLVRERYGDDVVDRVVSALQGGVYSASSDDLGIRATLPELARTLDAMKAEGEKLTLSGAVRRILDQRAARNAARAEKVPGYKPQVFAAFTGGYAELYEALAEQSGAAIHIDAFISGVSRAKGGYQLKGADGVFDKVLFATPAPTTAMLLKDILPAAVAPLKTIKLASSVVVGMKFDSGEGLPNNSGILVAIDEPGVHAKAFTFSSKKWPHLGARGGALVRASFGRFGDDAITRADEDDLVDYALDDLQAITGFDGRAAGLSEIYVQRWFGGLPVYGPQHLAAVSEIRSLLSDAQSVDVAGAWVDGVGVPAIIADARKAAARL